In Spinacia oleracea cultivar Varoflay chromosome 5, BTI_SOV_V1, whole genome shotgun sequence, a single window of DNA contains:
- the LOC110795545 gene encoding uncharacterized protein isoform X3, with amino-acid sequence MLRSKSMESHKPTSGRRLSRRERKLALLQDVDRLKKKLRHEENVHRALERAFTRPLGTLPRLPAYLPPYTLELLAEVAVLEEEVVRLEEQIVHFRKGLYEEAVNISSSKKNMESTNDLNESCPNDSNDEPRNIVQAENSCTDSSKSLIEDGRDKENRSCTSSTRNKLKSPNQKSQNGRTPTKRLSFEKKTPEKLSDAQKSQLQCRNDSQDNAELRSPVVEDDRKLGDENPNAISENILKCLLSIFSRMTISKNKLSMEKFPPSATFSSAEYGGSTELQDPYDIWPRYGRRDIGPYKNLFSVDARSLNANKTANSVFLIRRLRVLIAKLATVKLQRLTHQEKLAFWINVYNSCMMNAYLEHGIPESSVTVVALMQKATINVGGHQLNAITIEHFVLRLPYHSKYTLSEGSKKDEMLMVARSTFGLELSEPLITFALSCGSWSSPAVRIYTAAQVEIELEVAKREYLQATVGISRNKELIIPKLVQWYLLDFAKDLESLLDWICLQLPTVLRKDAIKCLERAKNEPLSKIVQIRPYDFSFRYLLHR; translated from the exons ATGCTGAGGAGTAAATCAATGGAATCACATAAACCAACCTCAGGTCGCCGGCTTTCGAGGCGAGAGAGGAAATTGGCTTTACTTCAAGAT GTTGATAGATTGAAGAAGAAGCTTAGACATGAGGAGAATGTTCATAGAGCTCTTGAACGGGCATTTACTAGGCCTCTAGGGACTCTTCCTCGTCTTCCGGCATACCTCCCTCCTTAT ACACTCGAGCTTTTAGCTGAAGTAGCAGTTTTAGAAGAAGAGGTTGTTAGGCTGGAAGAACAAATTGTACATTTCAGGAAAGGTTTGTATGAAGAAGCTGTGAATATTTCGTCCTCCAAGAAAAATATGGAAAGCACAAATGATTTGAATGAGTCCTGTCCTAATGATTCGAATGATGAACCAAGGAATATAGTTCAAGCTGAAAACAGCTGTACCGATTCTTCAAAGTCTCTAATTG AGGATGGAAGAGACAAAGAAAATAGATCGTGTACTAGTTCCACAAGAAACAAGCTGAAATCACCAAATCAGAAGTCACAAAATGggagaactcccactaaaagaCTTTCATTTGAGAAGAAAACACCAGAGAAGCTCTCAGATGCTCAGAAATCACAG CTCCAATGCAGAAATGACAGCCAAGATAATGCAGAACTTAGGTCACCTGTTGTTGAAGATGATAGAAAGTTGGGAGATGAGAATCCAAATGCAATATCTGAGAATATCCTGAAGTGTTTATTGAGCATTTTCTCAAGAATGACCATATCAAAGAACAAGTTGAGTATGGAAAAGTTTCCTCCATCTGCTACATTCTCTTCTGCAGAATATGGAGGAAGCACTGAGCTTCAGGATCCATATGATATATGGCCTAGATATGGAAGAAGAGATATTGGTCCGTACAAGAATCTGTTTTCCGTTGATGCCCGTTCACTTAATGCAAATAAAACAGCAAATTCTGTCTTCTTAATTCGTAGACTACG AGTACTTATCGCAAAACTGGCCACTGTCAAACTGCAAAGGCTCACACACCAAGAAAAACTTGCTTTTTGGATAAATGTCTACAATTCATGCATGATGAAT GCATATCTCGAACATGGAATACCAGAAAGTTCGGTGACTGTAGTTGCATTGATGCAGAAG GCAACAATAAATGTGGGGGGACACCAGCTGAATGCTATAACAATTGAACATTTCGTTTTGCGATTACCTTACCACTCTAAATAT ACTTTATCGGAAGGATCAAAAAAAGATGAGATGCTGATGGTTGCACGAAGCACCTTTGGTTTGGAGTTATCTGAACCTTTGATTACATTTGCACTCTCCTGTGGAAGCTGGTCCTCTCCTGCT GTGAGAATTTACACAGCTGCTCAAGTTGAAATTGAGCTAGAAGTTGCGAAAAGAGAATACTTACAGGCGACAGTTGGTATATCAAGAAATAAAGAACTAATTATCCCAAAACTTGTACAATGGTACCTACTTGACTTTGCCAAAGACTTGGAATCATTGCTGGATTGGATTTGTCTTCAACTCCCCACAGTTCTTAGAAAAGACGCAATCAAGTGTCTCGAGAGAGCTAAGAATGAGCCTCTTTCTAAAATTGTCCAGATTAGGCCCTATGATTTCAGTTTCAGGTATCTGCTGCACAGATGA
- the LOC110795545 gene encoding uncharacterized protein isoform X1: MSHKLLMKYDQQEKLEMLRSKSMESHKPTSGRRLSRRERKLALLQDVDRLKKKLRHEENVHRALERAFTRPLGTLPRLPAYLPPYTLELLAEVAVLEEEVVRLEEQIVHFRKGLYEEAVNISSSKKNMESTNDLNESCPNDSNDEPRNIVQAENSCTDSSKSLIEDGRDKENRSCTSSTRNKLKSPNQKSQNGRTPTKRLSFEKKTPEKLSDAQKSQLQCRNDSQDNAELRSPVVEDDRKLGDENPNAISENILKCLLSIFSRMTISKNKLSMEKFPPSATFSSAEYGGSTELQDPYDIWPRYGRRDIGPYKNLFSVDARSLNANKTANSVFLIRRLRVLIAKLATVKLQRLTHQEKLAFWINVYNSCMMNAYLEHGIPESSVTVVALMQKATINVGGHQLNAITIEHFVLRLPYHSKYTLSEGSKKDEMLMVARSTFGLELSEPLITFALSCGSWSSPAVRIYTAAQVEIELEVAKREYLQATVGISRNKELIIPKLVQWYLLDFAKDLESLLDWICLQLPTVLRKDAIKCLERAKNEPLSKIVQIRPYDFSFRYLLHR; this comes from the exons ATGAGTCATAAACTTCTGATGAAATATGATCAA CAGGAGAAGCTAGAAATGCTGAGGAGTAAATCAATGGAATCACATAAACCAACCTCAGGTCGCCGGCTTTCGAGGCGAGAGAGGAAATTGGCTTTACTTCAAGAT GTTGATAGATTGAAGAAGAAGCTTAGACATGAGGAGAATGTTCATAGAGCTCTTGAACGGGCATTTACTAGGCCTCTAGGGACTCTTCCTCGTCTTCCGGCATACCTCCCTCCTTAT ACACTCGAGCTTTTAGCTGAAGTAGCAGTTTTAGAAGAAGAGGTTGTTAGGCTGGAAGAACAAATTGTACATTTCAGGAAAGGTTTGTATGAAGAAGCTGTGAATATTTCGTCCTCCAAGAAAAATATGGAAAGCACAAATGATTTGAATGAGTCCTGTCCTAATGATTCGAATGATGAACCAAGGAATATAGTTCAAGCTGAAAACAGCTGTACCGATTCTTCAAAGTCTCTAATTG AGGATGGAAGAGACAAAGAAAATAGATCGTGTACTAGTTCCACAAGAAACAAGCTGAAATCACCAAATCAGAAGTCACAAAATGggagaactcccactaaaagaCTTTCATTTGAGAAGAAAACACCAGAGAAGCTCTCAGATGCTCAGAAATCACAG CTCCAATGCAGAAATGACAGCCAAGATAATGCAGAACTTAGGTCACCTGTTGTTGAAGATGATAGAAAGTTGGGAGATGAGAATCCAAATGCAATATCTGAGAATATCCTGAAGTGTTTATTGAGCATTTTCTCAAGAATGACCATATCAAAGAACAAGTTGAGTATGGAAAAGTTTCCTCCATCTGCTACATTCTCTTCTGCAGAATATGGAGGAAGCACTGAGCTTCAGGATCCATATGATATATGGCCTAGATATGGAAGAAGAGATATTGGTCCGTACAAGAATCTGTTTTCCGTTGATGCCCGTTCACTTAATGCAAATAAAACAGCAAATTCTGTCTTCTTAATTCGTAGACTACG AGTACTTATCGCAAAACTGGCCACTGTCAAACTGCAAAGGCTCACACACCAAGAAAAACTTGCTTTTTGGATAAATGTCTACAATTCATGCATGATGAAT GCATATCTCGAACATGGAATACCAGAAAGTTCGGTGACTGTAGTTGCATTGATGCAGAAG GCAACAATAAATGTGGGGGGACACCAGCTGAATGCTATAACAATTGAACATTTCGTTTTGCGATTACCTTACCACTCTAAATAT ACTTTATCGGAAGGATCAAAAAAAGATGAGATGCTGATGGTTGCACGAAGCACCTTTGGTTTGGAGTTATCTGAACCTTTGATTACATTTGCACTCTCCTGTGGAAGCTGGTCCTCTCCTGCT GTGAGAATTTACACAGCTGCTCAAGTTGAAATTGAGCTAGAAGTTGCGAAAAGAGAATACTTACAGGCGACAGTTGGTATATCAAGAAATAAAGAACTAATTATCCCAAAACTTGTACAATGGTACCTACTTGACTTTGCCAAAGACTTGGAATCATTGCTGGATTGGATTTGTCTTCAACTCCCCACAGTTCTTAGAAAAGACGCAATCAAGTGTCTCGAGAGAGCTAAGAATGAGCCTCTTTCTAAAATTGTCCAGATTAGGCCCTATGATTTCAGTTTCAGGTATCTGCTGCACAGATGA
- the LOC110795545 gene encoding uncharacterized protein isoform X2, with amino-acid sequence MSHKLLMKYDQEKLEMLRSKSMESHKPTSGRRLSRRERKLALLQDVDRLKKKLRHEENVHRALERAFTRPLGTLPRLPAYLPPYTLELLAEVAVLEEEVVRLEEQIVHFRKGLYEEAVNISSSKKNMESTNDLNESCPNDSNDEPRNIVQAENSCTDSSKSLIEDGRDKENRSCTSSTRNKLKSPNQKSQNGRTPTKRLSFEKKTPEKLSDAQKSQLQCRNDSQDNAELRSPVVEDDRKLGDENPNAISENILKCLLSIFSRMTISKNKLSMEKFPPSATFSSAEYGGSTELQDPYDIWPRYGRRDIGPYKNLFSVDARSLNANKTANSVFLIRRLRVLIAKLATVKLQRLTHQEKLAFWINVYNSCMMNAYLEHGIPESSVTVVALMQKATINVGGHQLNAITIEHFVLRLPYHSKYTLSEGSKKDEMLMVARSTFGLELSEPLITFALSCGSWSSPAVRIYTAAQVEIELEVAKREYLQATVGISRNKELIIPKLVQWYLLDFAKDLESLLDWICLQLPTVLRKDAIKCLERAKNEPLSKIVQIRPYDFSFRYLLHR; translated from the exons ATGAGTCATAAACTTCTGATGAAATATGATCAA GAGAAGCTAGAAATGCTGAGGAGTAAATCAATGGAATCACATAAACCAACCTCAGGTCGCCGGCTTTCGAGGCGAGAGAGGAAATTGGCTTTACTTCAAGAT GTTGATAGATTGAAGAAGAAGCTTAGACATGAGGAGAATGTTCATAGAGCTCTTGAACGGGCATTTACTAGGCCTCTAGGGACTCTTCCTCGTCTTCCGGCATACCTCCCTCCTTAT ACACTCGAGCTTTTAGCTGAAGTAGCAGTTTTAGAAGAAGAGGTTGTTAGGCTGGAAGAACAAATTGTACATTTCAGGAAAGGTTTGTATGAAGAAGCTGTGAATATTTCGTCCTCCAAGAAAAATATGGAAAGCACAAATGATTTGAATGAGTCCTGTCCTAATGATTCGAATGATGAACCAAGGAATATAGTTCAAGCTGAAAACAGCTGTACCGATTCTTCAAAGTCTCTAATTG AGGATGGAAGAGACAAAGAAAATAGATCGTGTACTAGTTCCACAAGAAACAAGCTGAAATCACCAAATCAGAAGTCACAAAATGggagaactcccactaaaagaCTTTCATTTGAGAAGAAAACACCAGAGAAGCTCTCAGATGCTCAGAAATCACAG CTCCAATGCAGAAATGACAGCCAAGATAATGCAGAACTTAGGTCACCTGTTGTTGAAGATGATAGAAAGTTGGGAGATGAGAATCCAAATGCAATATCTGAGAATATCCTGAAGTGTTTATTGAGCATTTTCTCAAGAATGACCATATCAAAGAACAAGTTGAGTATGGAAAAGTTTCCTCCATCTGCTACATTCTCTTCTGCAGAATATGGAGGAAGCACTGAGCTTCAGGATCCATATGATATATGGCCTAGATATGGAAGAAGAGATATTGGTCCGTACAAGAATCTGTTTTCCGTTGATGCCCGTTCACTTAATGCAAATAAAACAGCAAATTCTGTCTTCTTAATTCGTAGACTACG AGTACTTATCGCAAAACTGGCCACTGTCAAACTGCAAAGGCTCACACACCAAGAAAAACTTGCTTTTTGGATAAATGTCTACAATTCATGCATGATGAAT GCATATCTCGAACATGGAATACCAGAAAGTTCGGTGACTGTAGTTGCATTGATGCAGAAG GCAACAATAAATGTGGGGGGACACCAGCTGAATGCTATAACAATTGAACATTTCGTTTTGCGATTACCTTACCACTCTAAATAT ACTTTATCGGAAGGATCAAAAAAAGATGAGATGCTGATGGTTGCACGAAGCACCTTTGGTTTGGAGTTATCTGAACCTTTGATTACATTTGCACTCTCCTGTGGAAGCTGGTCCTCTCCTGCT GTGAGAATTTACACAGCTGCTCAAGTTGAAATTGAGCTAGAAGTTGCGAAAAGAGAATACTTACAGGCGACAGTTGGTATATCAAGAAATAAAGAACTAATTATCCCAAAACTTGTACAATGGTACCTACTTGACTTTGCCAAAGACTTGGAATCATTGCTGGATTGGATTTGTCTTCAACTCCCCACAGTTCTTAGAAAAGACGCAATCAAGTGTCTCGAGAGAGCTAAGAATGAGCCTCTTTCTAAAATTGTCCAGATTAGGCCCTATGATTTCAGTTTCAGGTATCTGCTGCACAGATGA